CAGGATCATGTCGGCGTTCCTTATCGTGGACAGCCTGTGGGCGATGACGAACGACGTCCTTCCCTCCACCAGCTTATCCATGGACTCCTGGATGCGCGTCTCGGTCAGAGTGTCGACTGAGCTGGTAGCCTCATCGAGTATGATGAGCGGCGACTCCCTGATGAGAGCGCGGGCGATGCTTATCTGCTGCTTCTGCCCCGAGGACAGCGCCAAAGAACCGCCGATTTTCGTGTCGTAACCTTGCGGCAGAGATTCGATGAACTCCCTTATGCCGACGGCGTCGCAGGCCTTCTCCAATTCGCCGTCGGTTATGCTCCTGTTGAACGAGATGTTCTCTCTGATCGTCCCCTCGAATATCCACGAATCCTGGAGTACCATGCTGAACATCTCCCTCACCTGGCTCCGCTTGATGTCCTTGATGTCGATGCCGTCGATGGTTATCCTCCCGGAATCCACGTCGTAGAACCGCATCAGAAGGCTCGCGATGGTTGTCTTCCCGGCTCCCGTGGGCCCCACGATGGCGACCGTCTGCCCCGGCCTGACGACGAGGTCCATCCCGTGGATGCATTCGGTCCCGGGGACGTACGAGAAGTGGACGCCTTCGAACGCGACCTCCCCCCTGAACCCTTCCGGACGGTCTGACTTGCCGCTTTCGTCGTCGAGCTCCTCCAGGTCCAGGAACTCGAATATCCTCTCCGCCGATGCGACCATCCCCTGCATCCCGGACAGTGTGTTGCTGAGGCGCTCCAGCGGCTGGGAGAATTCGCGTATGTAGATGAGGAAAGCCACTACCGTCCCGAAGCCGATAGAGCCTTCGAGGATCATCATCGTCCCCGCGACGCACACGACGCCGTAGCTCAGGTTCCCGACGAACGACATCACCTGGGGGATTATCTCGGTGAAGAACTGGGACCGGAAAGCGCTGACCCGCAATCTGCCGTTGATGGCGTCGAACCTTTCCCGGTAGCGCGGGGCTGCGTCGTATGCGTCGATGACTTCCAGGCCGTAGAACGCCTCCTCCACCGCCCCGTTCATCCTGCCGAGGTCCTCGGCCTGGGCGGCGAAATACTTCTGGGACGCGCGCATGACAACCCACGCGACTCCGAGTCCCAGAGCCACCGGCGCCACGGCAATCAACGCCAGGATCCAGCTCAGGGATGCCATCATGGCGAAGGAACCGGCTATCATCACCGCGGATGTCACGATGCCGTTGATGCTCTCGGCGGATTTCGTGCGGATCTGATCGGAGTCGTTGGAGAAGCGGCTCATCACATCCCCTATCCCGATCCTGTCCAGAACGAGCTGCGGGAGGCGGGATATCTTCCAGCTGAGGTCCACGCGCACAAGATTCGCGTTGAGCTCCGATGCCGTTGGGATGTAGTACTGCGATACCGCCTTGGATACCGCCGCGGCCGCATAGATCGCTGCCACGCACAGCATCAGGTGCGTCACCGAACCCATGTCTATGATTCCGCCTATGCCCTCCGAGACTTCATCGGTGATCTCTTTGATGTACTGCGGAGCAAGAAGGACCAGCAGCGATGATATGACGGACGCGATGGTACCAGCAGCGATGCGCCACTTGTACTTCCCTATGTATCCGCACAGACGGATGAACGTGGGCCAGAATCTCTTGGCTTTCTGCACCTTCTCCAAACGCAGCGGTACGGCCATCTCATCCCCCCATCTGCGTCTCGACGATGCGGGCGTAAACCGGGCAGCTGCCGATCAGCTTCTCGTGCGTTCCGATGCCGGCGACCTTCCCGTCCTCCAGGACGACGATCGTATCCGCGCCCATGATGGACCTCACCCTCTGGCTGATCACGATCTTGGTCCTGTCCGGGAGCCGTTCCTTCAGAGCCCTGCCGAGCTCCAGATCCGTGTTCATGTCCAAGGCGGAAAAAGAATCGTCCAGGATTAGTATGCAGGAGCCCCTGCAAACCGCCCTTGCTATGGCGAGCCTCTGCCTCTGGCCGCCGGATAGGCCCTGGCCGTCGCGCCCGATCTTTGATTCCAGGCCGTCAGGCATGGACCTGACGAAGCCGTCAGCCTGGGCTATGGATAACGCGTCCCATATCCCTTCGTCGGGTCCGCAGCCTCCGCCACTGAAGTCCACGTTGCTCCTGACCGTGCCGGAGAATATGGTCGCTTCCTGGGGGACGTATGCCATCTTCCCCTTCAGATCGCTCTTGCGGTAATCCCTCACATCCTCCCCGTCGATTAGTATCTGACCGCCGGCGACATCGTAGCTGCGCTGCATGAGCTTCGCCACGGTGCTCTTGCCGCATCCGGTCCTCCCGATTATCCCCAAGGTCTGGCCGGGCCCCACGCTGAAGCTCACTCCGTTCAAGGCATCCCTGTTGGTCCCCGGATATCTGAAGGTGACGTCCCTGAACTCGACGGTGCCCTCCCCGCTTCCGGCGGGGCCTTCGCTGGGGAACTGCACCGACGGGACGGCGGATATGACCTCCTCCACGCGGCGGACGCTCACGATGACGCGGGGATAGTCGCGTATGAAATCCGCGATCATGACGAACGCGTTCAGCACTTGGAGGCCGTAGGATGAGAACGCGATCATGTCGGAGAACAGCCTCATCTGATCGTCCGCCATCCCCGCGGAGCTTATCAGAATCGCTCCGATCCAGTAGATCGCCATGGTCAGGAAATTGGAGACGACCGAAGGCAGCATGAACAGAGGGAAGCGGACATGGAACAGCCCCATGTAATTGTCCAGCATATCCTCCGAGGCCTTCTGGAACTTCTTCCCCTGGAACTCCTCGGCGTTGTACGCCCTGACCACCTTGGACCCGATGATGGTCTCGCGGGTCTCGCTGTTCAGGGAATCCGTCAGGACCTGGGCCCTGCTGAAGTACTTGACGCTCAGGTATGTGATGACCGAGATCGCGGCCACAAGGAAGATGACGCAGAGCGCCGTCGCGAGGGTCCACTGCCAACCGCCGCCGGCAATCTTGAGGATGGCCCACACCGCGAGGATCGGAGCTTTGATGACCGTCTGCAGAGCCGTGCTGACGAACAGCTGTACCTGCCGGACATCGTTGGTGCTGCGGGTGACCAAGGATGCGACCGAGAATCTGGAGACGTCCTCCGGAGAGAAACGCTGGACCTGCCCGAACATCTCGGAGCGGAGCCTGCTGGCCAGTGACGCGCCGATGTGGGCGATCAGCGTTCCGGCGCAGAGGGAAGCCGCCAAGCTCATGAGGGCGCATAAGACCATCATGAGACCGCTTTCCGCTATGGACTCCAGCGTCGTCCCGGTCTGGAGCGAGTACGTTATGCTCTGCATGTACTCCGGGATCTTCAGGTCGAAGTAGACCTGGGCGACCACGAACAGAATCACCGGCACGATCAATAGACGGTCGCGCCCGCTGAGATATTTCGCTATCGTCTCCCTGGCCCCCCCTGGTATTATGAGGGCCCCGCACTCTGGCCGTATATTAACGTTCCTCCGATGGGCGAAGATGGAGGAATTAATCATCATGTTTATCGCATGAAAAGATGGCTCATTAATCAAAGGCGCCGATCGTTCGGGAG
This DNA window, taken from Candidatus Methanomethylophilaceae archaeon, encodes the following:
- a CDS encoding ABC transporter ATP-binding protein; translated protein: MAVPLRLEKVQKAKRFWPTFIRLCGYIGKYKWRIAAGTIASVISSLLVLLAPQYIKEITDEVSEGIGGIIDMGSVTHLMLCVAAIYAAAAVSKAVSQYYIPTASELNANLVRVDLSWKISRLPQLVLDRIGIGDVMSRFSNDSDQIRTKSAESINGIVTSAVMIAGSFAMMASLSWILALIAVAPVALGLGVAWVVMRASQKYFAAQAEDLGRMNGAVEEAFYGLEVIDAYDAAPRYRERFDAINGRLRVSAFRSQFFTEIIPQVMSFVGNLSYGVVCVAGTMMILEGSIGFGTVVAFLIYIREFSQPLERLSNTLSGMQGMVASAERIFEFLDLEELDDESGKSDRPEGFRGEVAFEGVHFSYVPGTECIHGMDLVVRPGQTVAIVGPTGAGKTTIASLLMRFYDVDSGRITIDGIDIKDIKRSQVREMFSMVLQDSWIFEGTIRENISFNRSITDGELEKACDAVGIREFIESLPQGYDTKIGGSLALSSGQKQQISIARALIRESPLIILDEATSSVDTLTETRIQESMDKLVEGRTSFVIAHRLSTIRNADMILVVDSGKVVESGTHRELMELGGYYRRLYDNQFETA
- a CDS encoding ABC transporter ATP-binding protein, which produces MMINSSIFAHRRNVNIRPECGALIIPGGARETIAKYLSGRDRLLIVPVILFVVAQVYFDLKIPEYMQSITYSLQTGTTLESIAESGLMMVLCALMSLAASLCAGTLIAHIGASLASRLRSEMFGQVQRFSPEDVSRFSVASLVTRSTNDVRQVQLFVSTALQTVIKAPILAVWAILKIAGGGWQWTLATALCVIFLVAAISVITYLSVKYFSRAQVLTDSLNSETRETIIGSKVVRAYNAEEFQGKKFQKASEDMLDNYMGLFHVRFPLFMLPSVVSNFLTMAIYWIGAILISSAGMADDQMRLFSDMIAFSSYGLQVLNAFVMIADFIRDYPRVIVSVRRVEEVISAVPSVQFPSEGPAGSGEGTVEFRDVTFRYPGTNRDALNGVSFSVGPGQTLGIIGRTGCGKSTVAKLMQRSYDVAGGQILIDGEDVRDYRKSDLKGKMAYVPQEATIFSGTVRSNVDFSGGGCGPDEGIWDALSIAQADGFVRSMPDGLESKIGRDGQGLSGGQRQRLAIARAVCRGSCILILDDSFSALDMNTDLELGRALKERLPDRTKIVISQRVRSIMGADTIVVLEDGKVAGIGTHEKLIGSCPVYARIVETQMGG